A window from Plectropomus leopardus isolate mb chromosome 3, YSFRI_Pleo_2.0, whole genome shotgun sequence encodes these proteins:
- the akr1a1b gene encoding aldo-keto reductase family 1 member A1-B isoform X1 gives MMQFFRCQVIKQLWRRSRFSTDKRVLLRGMNDFAVLNTGRKMPLLGLGTWKSEPGKVKQAVIWALEAGYRHIDCATIYGNEVEIGEALQETLGPGKALRREDVFITSKLWNNRHHQEDVEPALQKTLKDLKLEYLDLYLIHWPYAFQQGDVPFPKKEDGTLLYDDIDYKLTWAAMEKLVEKGLVRAIGLSNFNSRQIDDILSVASIKPTVLQVEGHPYLAQVELLAHCRDRGLVMTAYSPLGSPDRAWKHPDEPVLLEEPVLATLAEKYKKSPAQIILRWQTQRGVVTIPKSVTESRIKENIQVFDFTLEAEEMKSITALNRGWRYIVPMIQVEGKRVPRDAEHPHYPFNIPY, from the exons ATGATGCAGTTTTTCAGGTGTCAGGTCATAAAACAGCTGTGGAGACGATCACGTTTTAGCACTGATAAGAGG GTGCTTCTGAGAGGCATGAATGACTTTGCAGTTCTCAACACGGGGCGGAAGATGCCCCTCCTCGGACTGGGAACATGGAAGAGTGAGCCAGGAAAG GTGAAACAAGCAGTCATTTGGGCCCTGGAGGCCGGCTATCGCCACATCGACTGTGCAACCATCTACGGCAACGAGGTTGAGATTGGAGAAGCCCTGCAGGAGACGCTCGGACCCGGCAAG GCCCTGAGACGAGAGGACGTGTTCATCACGTCCAAGCTGTGGAACAACCGACATCACCAAGAGGACGTGGAGCCGGCCCTCCAGAAGACCCTGAAAGACCTGAAACTGGAGTACCTGGACCTCTACCTCATCCACTGGCCTTACGCCTTCCA ACAAGGAGATGTCCCTTTCCCCAAAAAGGAGGACGGCACCTTGCTGTATGACGACATAGACTACAAGCTGACCTGGGCTGCCATGGAGAAGCTGGTGGAGAAGGGCCTCGTCAGAGCCATCGGTCTGTCCAACTTCAACAGCAGGCAGATAGACGACATCCTGTCGGTCGCCAGCATCAAACCCACCGTCCTGCAG GTAGAGGGCCACCCCTACCTGGCCCAGGTGGAGCTGCTGGCCCACTGTCGGGACCGCGGCCTGGTGATGACGGCCTACAGCCCTCTGGGCTCCCCGGACCGGGCCTGGAAACATCCGGATGAGCCTGTTCTGCTTGAAGAGCCTGTGTTGGCCACACTTGCAGAGAAATATAAGAAGTCTCCTGCTCAGATTATCCTGAG GTGGCAGACACAACGAGGAGTGGTAACAATCCCCAAGAGTGTCACAGAGTCCCGAATCAAAGAGAACATTCAG gTGTTTGATTTCACCCTCGAAGCAGAGGAAATGAAAAGTATCACAGCCCTGAACAGAGGCTGGCGCTACATTGTACCAATGATCCAA GTGGAAGGAAAACGTGTTCCCCGGGATGCAGAACATCCTCACTACCCTTTCAACATCCCCTACTGA
- the akr1a1b gene encoding aldo-keto reductase family 1 member A1-B isoform X2 translates to MNDFAVLNTGRKMPLLGLGTWKSEPGKVKQAVIWALEAGYRHIDCATIYGNEVEIGEALQETLGPGKALRREDVFITSKLWNNRHHQEDVEPALQKTLKDLKLEYLDLYLIHWPYAFQQGDVPFPKKEDGTLLYDDIDYKLTWAAMEKLVEKGLVRAIGLSNFNSRQIDDILSVASIKPTVLQVEGHPYLAQVELLAHCRDRGLVMTAYSPLGSPDRAWKHPDEPVLLEEPVLATLAEKYKKSPAQIILRWQTQRGVVTIPKSVTESRIKENIQVFDFTLEAEEMKSITALNRGWRYIVPMIQVEGKRVPRDAEHPHYPFNIPY, encoded by the exons ATGAATGACTTTGCAGTTCTCAACACGGGGCGGAAGATGCCCCTCCTCGGACTGGGAACATGGAAGAGTGAGCCAGGAAAG GTGAAACAAGCAGTCATTTGGGCCCTGGAGGCCGGCTATCGCCACATCGACTGTGCAACCATCTACGGCAACGAGGTTGAGATTGGAGAAGCCCTGCAGGAGACGCTCGGACCCGGCAAG GCCCTGAGACGAGAGGACGTGTTCATCACGTCCAAGCTGTGGAACAACCGACATCACCAAGAGGACGTGGAGCCGGCCCTCCAGAAGACCCTGAAAGACCTGAAACTGGAGTACCTGGACCTCTACCTCATCCACTGGCCTTACGCCTTCCA ACAAGGAGATGTCCCTTTCCCCAAAAAGGAGGACGGCACCTTGCTGTATGACGACATAGACTACAAGCTGACCTGGGCTGCCATGGAGAAGCTGGTGGAGAAGGGCCTCGTCAGAGCCATCGGTCTGTCCAACTTCAACAGCAGGCAGATAGACGACATCCTGTCGGTCGCCAGCATCAAACCCACCGTCCTGCAG GTAGAGGGCCACCCCTACCTGGCCCAGGTGGAGCTGCTGGCCCACTGTCGGGACCGCGGCCTGGTGATGACGGCCTACAGCCCTCTGGGCTCCCCGGACCGGGCCTGGAAACATCCGGATGAGCCTGTTCTGCTTGAAGAGCCTGTGTTGGCCACACTTGCAGAGAAATATAAGAAGTCTCCTGCTCAGATTATCCTGAG GTGGCAGACACAACGAGGAGTGGTAACAATCCCCAAGAGTGTCACAGAGTCCCGAATCAAAGAGAACATTCAG gTGTTTGATTTCACCCTCGAAGCAGAGGAAATGAAAAGTATCACAGCCCTGAACAGAGGCTGGCGCTACATTGTACCAATGATCCAA GTGGAAGGAAAACGTGTTCCCCGGGATGCAGAACATCCTCACTACCCTTTCAACATCCCCTACTGA
- the LOC121940569 gene encoding LOW QUALITY PROTEIN: uncharacterized protein C19orf44-like (The sequence of the model RefSeq protein was modified relative to this genomic sequence to represent the inferred CDS: deleted 3 bases in 2 codons), whose translation MWKRRGGRSSALDRAQALLSGKRSSGGAAESVEESAAQTRGHTGVVGESVKTRPVSPNTHLLLSDLSDLSSVSSAPEHGPADTLDSAAAAAAAAAGKNQGREGDSTKDLRPQSSLGGGGSRFLKKAPPSVTISSQSPVRKGHIQQDPAPRSVSSSQRGSQTAALTRLAQIESRIRSRMQVQEPKPAESLTSDLRISPPAAAPTPEASVQLSAQPSSDQSPRGKRFLKNRSGKAAAAARLAAARSPEAADVGVRSRSRSRSRAADVPSAERAVSLESDEEDMRKLLGDSFDSIDDSVNIPGRPSVKRTADKTLSKNSRRIRSSPPPAAVRPSSSSNTAPPRSPASPPHRSSPFRFTGQAQARFSPSVLSPTSSPPRTSPSPPGRPNSSHHRAGSPQRSLSSMSSRGEVVSLEELFSVGPEDPHSEASSVTSEDFKINVMTLDDLVPAAFEFTEKTTGKEREVKHSTPRPGSHRDQQQSGLKEKKKKEGPQQQEEEEEEEEEEVVEDYQSDFDSESRTGYSASQVSEHLQGDGDEEEVVSEVRDEDSDVSRRGRTVDDYSSAFSDTSHSCTSQTSDHSHTLSSSRDSRSYVSRDSRTSSRQLRRRSCTTKVLKEAAVQTQPDPLAYTRPTGIFGPAVGMTYMDPTPAVTHTVSAEMVEALSTFNPAAFALNEMFKQQLAMIQQFVESNRHLHSSLVQSLGPPNYRYTTLEDTKEYIRKHRPPKLTVEDALEEVLQEMRDNHHI comes from the exons ATGTGGAAACGACGCGGCGGTCGCAGCTCGGCTCTGGACCGAGCTCAGGCGCTGCTGTCCGGCAAGAGGAGCAGCGGAGGAGCCGCCGAGTCTGTGGAGGAGTCTGCGGCCCAAACGCGGGGACACACG GGTGTTGTTGGTGAATCTGTGAAAACCAGACCTGTTtccccaaacacacacctgttatTGTCAGATCTGAGCGACCTGTCCTCAGTCAGCTCAGCACCTGAACATGGACCTGCTGACACCCtggactctgctgctgctgctgctgctgctgctgctgggaagAACCAGGGAAGAGAGGGCGACTCTACAAAG GACCTCAGACCTCAGAGCTCTCTGGGTGGAGGCGGGAGCAGATTCCTGAAGAAAGCTCCACCATCTGTAACCATCAGCAGCCAGTCACCTGTCAGGAAGGGCCACATCCAGCAGGACCCTGCACCCAG GAGTGTGTCGTCTTCCCAGCGAGGCTCTCAGACTGCTGCTTTGACGAGACTGGCTCAAATTGAGAGCCGCATCCGCAGCCGAATGCAGGTTCAGGAGCCAAAACCTGCTGAGAGTCTAACCTCTGACCTGAGAATCTCACCACCAGCAGCCGCCCCGACTCCGGAGGCGTCTGTGCAGCTCTCAGCGCAGCCCAGCAGTGACCAGAGCCCGAGGGGGAAACGTTTCCTCAAGAACAGGTCGGGCAAAGCTGCGGCTGCGGCT CGGCTAGCGGCTGCTCGGTCTCCAGAGGCTGCAGATGTTGGTGtcaggtccaggtccaggtccaggtccagaGCTGCTGATGTTCCCTCAGCAGAGAGAGCTGTGAGTCTGGAGAGTGATGAAGAGGACATGAGGAAGCTGCTCGGAGACTCGTTTGACTCAATAGACGACAGCGTCAACATACCAGGGAGGCCGTCTGTGAAAAGAACGGCAGACAAG ACGTTGAGCAAAAACAGTCGGAGGATCCGCTCCTCACCTCCTCCCGCTGCTGTCCgtccctcctcatcctccaaCACAGCACCTCCTCGCTCTCCTGCGTCTCCTCCTCACCGTAGTTCTCCTTTTCGATTCACCGGTCAGGCTCAGGCCCGCTTCAGCCCCTCTGTGCTCTCCCcaacctcctctcctccccgcACCTCCCCATCTCCTCCAGGGAGACCGAACTCCTCTCATCACAGGGCGGGGAGTCCACAGCGCTCCCTGTCCTCCATGTCCAGCCGCGGGGAGGTGGTCTCTCTGGAGGAGCTCTTCTCTGTCGGGCCTGAAGATCCCCACAGCGAGGCGAGTTCAGTGACCTCTGAAG acttcaaaataaatgttatgaCGTTAGACGACCTCGTCCCCGCTGCTTTTGAGtttactgaaaaaacaacaggaaaggAG AGAGAAGTCAAACACAGCACCCCTCGTCCTGGTTCTCACAGAGATCAGCAGCAGTCAGGattgaaa gagaagaagaagaaagaggggccacagcagcaggaggaggaggaggaggaggaggaggaggaggtggtggaggactACCAAAGTGACTTTGACAGTGAGAGCAGGACAGGTTACAGCGCCAGTCAGGTTTCAGAGCACCTGCAAGGAGAcggagatgaagaggaggtggTGTCAGAGGTCAGAGACGAGGACTCAGACGTGTCCCGCCGTGGGAGGACAGTGGACGATTACTCGAGTGCCTTCTCGGACACAAGTCACTCCTGCACCTCACAGACGTCagatcacagtcacacactcagcagcagcagagactcCAGATCGTATGTGTCACGTGACAGCCGGACCTCCTCTCGCCAGTTGAGGAGGCGTTCTTGCACCACGAAGGTTTTAAAAGAGGCTGCAGTACAGACGCAGCCGGATCCACTGGCTTACACCAGGCCCACTG GTATTTTTGGTCCTGCAGTGGGGATGACTTACATGGATCCCACCCCAGCGGTGACTCACACTGTCAGTGCAGAAATGGTGGAAG CTCTCAGCACCTTCAACCCAGCTGCATTTGCCCTCAATGAAATGTTCAAACAGCAGCTTGCCATGATTCAGCAGTTCGTGGAGAGCAACCGACATCTTCATTCCAGCCTGGTGCAGAGCCTGGGACCGCCGAACTACAGATACACCACGCTGGAGGACACCAAGGAG TACATTCGCAAGCACAGACCTCCCAAACTGACAGTGGAGGACGCCTTAGAAGAAGTGCTGCAGGAGATGAGAGACAACCATCACATCTGA
- the LOC121962272 gene encoding protein shisa-like-2A: MSSDCESYYSKENVFVESFTCPKADSDTTALFCCGFSDLKYCCDDPNSFFPYEYGYMWWLSLGALVGLSVAAVVLLAFIVTLCVLCYLFITTKPRGLDNGLPLRAPGSTSSPQGPGPSHSSAPAGPQGLRKHFLRGKLDCDNQPPDPDRLFQRCFMATVTSINVEGPT; this comes from the exons ATGAGCTCGGACTGCGAAAGTTACTACAGCAAAGAAAACGTGTTCGTGGAGAGCTTCACGTGTCCGAAAGCGGACAGTGACACCACGGCACTTTTCTGCTGCGGGTTCAGTGACCTGAAGTACTGCTGCGATGACCCCAACAGCTTCTTCCCCTACGAGTATGGATACATGTGGTGGTTAAG tctcgGAGCTCTGGTGGGTCTCTCTGTAGCAGCCGTGGTTCTTCTCGCCTTCATCGTCACTCTGTGCGTCCTTTGCTATCTCTTCATCACCACCAAACCCAGAGGTCTGGACAATGGGCTGCCGCTCCGAGCGCCAG GCTCGACGTCGAGTCCTCAGGGACCAGGGCCGAGTCACAGCAGCGCCCCCGCTGGTCCTCAGGGCCTCAGGAAACACTTCCTGCGGGGCAAACTGGACTGTGACAACCAGCCCCCGGACCCCGACCGCCTTTTCCAGCGTTGTTTCATGGCCACTGTGACATCGATCAACGTCGAGGGCCCGACATAG